The segment CTCGCCGCCCAGCAGGCAGCCGCGTACGGACTGCCCTACGAGGTCCGCCGCCGCGAGCGGGGCCACCTGCTCGACCTGGTCCGCGAACGAGGCCGCTGGCCTGGGCCCAGCACCCCGTTCTGCCGCAGCTACCTCAAGCGCGACGTGGCCCGGAAGTTCTACACCGAGCTGACCGGTCGGCTTGGCGTCACCGGCCGGCCCGCCCACATCGTCACCGAACTCGGGCTCCGCGCTGCCGAGAGCTCCGTCCGCGCCCGCCGGCCCGCCGTCGCCCTGGACCGCGGAGCCAGCTCCGGCCGGCGCCAGGTCACCACCTGGCTGCCTATCCACCAGCTCGGCACCGACGCCGTGTGGAAGACCGTACGGGCCAGCGGCATCCCGCCCCACCCCGTCTACCAGCAGCTCGACCGCCTGTCCTGCAAGCTGTGTCCGTTCGCCGGCCGCCGCTCCCTCATCACCGCCGCACGGATGGCCCCGGACACCGCACTCGACTACGCCCTGGTCGAAGACGAGATCGGTGTGCCATTCCGCCGCGACCTGTCTATGGCCGAGATCATCACCGCCGCCGGGCGTGAGGAACCCGGCCCCGTACGGGCCGCCCGCCCGTACGGGGCTGCACTCCGCACGCCCCCGCACGGCACGGGGGCGTGCGCCGCATGACCCGTACCGCCTCCGAGGCCCTGCCGGTCGTGCTCAGTTTCGGCATGGGAGTCGACAGTGCCGCTGTCGCCGCCCGGTGGTTCACCGAGCCGGCCAGCCGGGACTTCCCGCTCGACCGGCTGACCGTGCTGACCGCGATGACGGGCGACGAGCCGGACATCACCCGGCAGCTGGTCGAGCAGCACCTTCTGCCGCTGATGCGCGACAACGGCGTGCGATTCGTCCAGCTCAGCAGGACCAGCCAGCGCGGCGGCTACACCGTGCTGGACGACTCCCGCAGCCCGCGCCGGCTGATCACCCGCGGACCGTGGCGGCTGTCGGACGAACTCCGCGCCAGCGGCACCGTTCCCCAGATCGCCGCCAAGCGGCGCCTGTGCAGCTTGCACGCGAAGGGAGACGTGCTCGACGGCTGGCTGGGCGACGAGTTCCGCGGCGCCCCGTTCCGGCACGTGCTCGGCTTCGCCAGCGAAGAAATCCGTCGAGCAGAGAGGGACGAGGGCTTCACCGCCATCGGCCGCATCCCCGAGTACCCGCTGATCGACGGCTGGGGGTGGGACCGCCACCGGTGCGAGCAGTACCTGCTCGACCGCTTCGGAGAACCGTGGACGCGGTCCGCCTGCGGGTACTGCCCGTTCTCCGCCGGGCGGCGCGGGAGAGCCGAGCTGGTCGAGCGCTGGCGGGCGGAGCCGGCCATCGGCGCCCAGGCCCTCGCGCTGGAGTACACCGCGATGGCCCTCAACCCACGCTCGAAGCTCTACGGCACCGTGGCCGCCCAGGACCTCGCCCGCACTCACGGCCTGGCCGACGTCCTCGCCGCGTTCGAAGAGCACCTTCGGCGGCAGCGCTGGAGCGTCTACGAGGTCCGGCGGATCATCCACCCCCGACGGCAGAACCCCACCGCCAAGGGCGCCGCTTGGCGAAGTGTGCGCACGGTGTTCAGCGGCAGCCGGACCGATGCCACCGCCACGCTGGCGGCCATCGCCGCAGGCCGAGCCGCCACCGACCGCTACGGGATCAGCAGGGCCGAGATCATCCCCCGCACCAGCGGGTTCCCCGCGATCGAGATGGCCCTGGCCCTGGCACCGGCAGGTGTCGCAGACAAGGAGCGCCCCGCCTTCGCGGCGTGGTGGGACCGACTGCACCACCAGGCCGATCTCGTGCCCCCGGTCGCGCTCGCGGCGTGAACGGAAGACGGGGGCCAGCAGCACGGCCGAAGCCGTGCCGGACTCGATGATCCGGCTGGGCAAGCCGCTGGCCCCCTCCCACGAAGACCGATCCCGAAAGACCACGACTCCGCGCCGGTAGATTAGTCCATGTCGAGCCGGGGAGGGTTTCTCCCCCCAACAACCACCCCAAGGAGACCAGCCGATGGCCCCCGCCCCGACGCTCGCCGAACGCCTGGACGCGGCCCCCTCGGACAGCCTCAGCGTCGCCGACATCGCGACCACGACCGGCCTGTCCGAGTCCACCGTCCGCCGCCTGGCCAAGGAGCCCGGGTGGCCCACCGAGGAACCCGGCGACCACCGCGAGCAGCGGTACCCGCGTGAGGCCGTCGCCGGCTGGATGCGCGACAACCAGGCCACCCGCGTCAACCCGGATGAACTGCCCGGCACCGACGACGACCGCGTCACCCTCACCGAGATCGCCAGCCGGACCGGCCGACTGCGCGAGACCGTCAGCCGCATGCCCTCCGCCTACCGCAACAGCGCGGACCCGTTCCCCGCCGCCGACCCGCTCGGCACTTACAGCTGGGGCGAGGTCAAAGCCTGGCTCGGCCGGCGGTCCAGCCGCACCGGCCCCCGCGGCACGGTCCAGCCCCCCGCTCCCGCCGCCGAGCCCACCACTCAGCCGGTGCTCGACAAGGTCACCACCGCCATGATCGAGCGCCTGACCGGCAAGGGGACGCAGGCCGTGAAGACCCTGGTGCGCAAGCCCGAGATCGCCGCGCTCAGCACCAAGGTCGGCCGACTGCGGGTGTGGCCCGCTGACACCCTGCTGCCGCTGCTGTGGCAGCTCGGCTACCTGCCAGCCTCCGGGCCGCTCGGCAGCGAGCAGCGCGCCGTCTTGGTCGAGCTCGGCTACCTGCCCACCGCGGGGAAGCCGACCGCTGAGCAGCGCGCCGTGCTCCGGGAGTTCGGCTACGACGAGCAGGGCAGCGTCGAACACCGTGCCTGGCTCCGAGGACCCCACCGCACCGCGACCGAGCTGGCCAAGTACTACGGCGTCAGCCTCAGCGCGATCAGCAAGCGCATCGCCCGCGCTCAGGAAGCCGGCCAGCCCGTGCCGAGCCCGATCGACACCGAGGACGGGAAGCGCTACGACCCGAAGGTCTTCGACGCCTTCTGGAACCCCCCGGCCGCCGAGTAGCGACCGCAGAACAACAGGAAGGCGCTGCCGACCAGCTCGGTCGGCAGCGCCTTCGTCTCTCCCCAGCCCCGCCAGCGCGCAGGATCACCTCGACTAGCGCCGCACGGCGTCTTTGCTGCCCGCACCCGCCGGCTCCGGGTAGGACTTGAGGAGCATGCGGTGCCGCGCCCGTCCCTCGATCGCCGAAGTGACCTCCCGAGGGATGACGACGATCCCCTCTAGAAGCTCCACGGCCCGGCGGTAGGCGGTCTGACGCTCGGCGTCGGAGGCCCCCTCACCCAGCGCGGTGCGCAGCAGGCGCTGTGCCCGCGCGACCGCCGCGCGCTCCCGCTCCGGCAGCTGACCAGTACCGACCTTGAGAGCATGGCGATCAGCGACCTGCCAAGCGATCTCAAGCGCTGTTACCGCCCGCCCGTACTCTGCAGGGCTCTCCGCCCCGGCGGCTCGGGCGTCGGCTGCCGCAGCGAGCGCGTGCACCAGCTCGGCGGTCTCGCGCACGGAGACGTCGGTCAGCAGCGGACGCTCCAGCACCGCGAGGATGTCGGAGCAGAACGCGCCGTACTGCTCCAACACGAGATCGTGTCGATCCTCGATCTGCTGACGCCGCAGTCGCGCGGCCCGGCCGACCGCCCGGCGCCTCCGCACCGCCACGGCGGCGAGGGCCACCCCGGCCACCGCCGCAACGCCGACCGCCACAGAACCGAGGACGCCCCAGGGCACTTCGAAGCCGCTGTCTGTCTCCACCGGCTCGGCCGTCGGCGAGCCGGCCACCGAGCCCCAGATGGCCGGTGCCACCTTCAGCAACAGCGACGGGAACGCGGCGACACCCACCCCTGCGACGACACCGAGGACCGGGGATGGACCGTGCCGAGCCATCAAGTTGTTCAAGGCGGACCGGACCATTGAGCCCAGTGCGATCAGAGTGCCCAGCAGCAGGCCGCTCCACTGGACCCACTGATCAAGGTTCTGGATCATCAGTGGCACGCCCCAGGCAGTAGTTCGAATACCGTCGCATCTTCTCACGCCGTTGGCGGTCGAGGCGGTGTGAGCATCACCGGCACCGACCCATCATCCCTGCGCAGGTTCGCCGCCCGCAGCGTCGCCGCAGCCGGTTGTCGCACCTCCCGGATCTGGCCCCGCGGTCGCGATCGCATCGGTGTCCCGGCGGTCGCCGCTGCCCGGCCTCCCGGCCTCCGCAACCTCTGCCAGGACCGTCCGCACCTCCGGCAGCGACAGCCCCGTCAGCTCCGCGATCTGATCGCGCGGCTCACCCAGATCGGCGAGCTTCCCGACCGCCTCGCGCGCCAGCCGCTCTGGCTCCAACGCCGCCGTCTCCGCCTCCGCCAGGATCTTCTCCGCCCGAGCCCGTGCGGTCGCCCGCAGATGCTCCGCCCTGCCCGTCTGCTCGTAGAAGTCGGCCAGCGCCGACTCCACCTGCCGCTCGCGCTTGAGACGCACCGCGTCCCGCGCTGCCTTCGCCTGCTGCGCCGCTCGGACCGCACTGGCCCGCGACGCCGAAATTCGTCCACTCATGCACCGAACATAACCGGAAAAGCCTAGTCTGCAAACCCCTTTGAATCCCTCTTGATAAGCGTCGATAAACATCGAGAGAATCCGAGAAGGAAATCGAGGCGCACGTCACACGTCCGCTCCCGTGAGCGCTCTGATCAGGCAATCTGCCAGCATCACGAAGCCATCCAGACACCTCTTGCAGATATTCTGAGCATGGTCCGCTGCGCGGGGCTAAAGTGCTCACATGGCATTTGGTGAGGCAGGTGAAACGGCGGCTCGAATAGCTGCCGCGCCTACCCTCATCCGGGTATCGGAAAGCTGGGGGTGGTCGCGTTGATGACCATCCACAAGCTCACCGCCGGCAACGGCTACACCTACCTGACGCGCCAGGTCGCGGGCGGCGACGTGCAGCGTCAGCGGGGGCAGTCCGCCGAGGAGTACTACACCCAGAAGGGCAACCCGGCTGGCGTCTGGCTCGGCCGCGGCGCGCCCCTGCTCGGACTCGACGGGACCACCGTCACCGAGCAGCAGATGAAGCACCTGTTCGGCCTCGGCCAGCACCCGGACGCCGAACGGATCATCGCCGAGCACCTGGCCGCCAACGTGCGTGCCGACATGGACGAGGACCAGCTGAAGGCCGTCCAGGCCGCCGCGATCAAGGCCGCGACCCTCGGCCGCAAGTACCCCGAGTACGAGCCCCTCGATCCGTTCGCCGAGCGCGTCGAGCGGCGCCTGGCCGTCATCGAGAAGGAGACCCGGCGCACCCCCACCAGCGCCGAGGTCAAGAAGGTCCAGCAGGAGGAGTCGCGCCGCCAGCGCGCCGCCGTCGCGGGCTTCGACCTGGTCTTCGCCCCGGTGAAGTCCGCCGCAGTGTTGTGGGCGCTGGACGAGCGACCGGAGGTCCGCGCCGCCGTCCGCGAGGCCCACGAGGCCGCCCGCGACGCCGCGCTGGAGCTGCTGGAGGAGCACGCCGCGCACACCCGCACCGGCAGCACCGGACAGGCCCAGATCGACACCAAGGGCCTGGTCGCCGTCGCCTTCGACCACTACGACTCCCGGGCCGGCGACCCCAACCTGCACACCCACGTCGTCATCGCCAACAAGATCCAGGGCGCCGACGGGAAGTGGCGCTCGCTGGACGCCCGCGGCCTGCTGGCGATGACCGTCGCCACCAGCGAGTTCTACAACTCCCGCTTCGAGACCGAGCTGACCGCCCGGCTCGGCGTCACCTTCGAGGCCCGCGAGGACTCCGCCACCAAGCGCCAGCCGGTGCGCGAGATCGCCGGCGTCCCCACCGAGGCGCTCACCCACTTCTCCTCACGCCGCACCGAGATCGAAGCCCGCTACGAGCAGCTCCTTCGGGAGTACCGGCGCGACCACGGGCACGACCCCTCCCGCGGCATGACCCACCAGCTCGCCCGCCAGGCCAACCTCGACACCCGCGAGGGCAAGAAGGCCGCCCGCTCCCTGGAGGAGATGCGCGCCGACTGGACCCACACCGTCACCACCGCCCACGGCCAGGACATCGTCCAGCGCGTGATGGCGGCCGTCCCCGCGCCCGAGAGCACCCCGGCCACTGCCCGGCAGGAGGAGCCGAAGCCGGTCGAGATCCCCACCCTGGCCGCCGCCGTGATCACCGCCGTCGGCGAGGAGCGCGCGGTGTGGACGGTGTGGAACCTGCGCGCCCACGCCGAGCGCCTGGCCCGCTCCGAGCACCCCACCACCAGCACCACCGAGCACCGGCAGCTGGTCGAGGCGATCGTCACCGAGGCCGTCTCCCCGGCCCACAGCATCCGCGTCGACGCCCCCGCGCTGCTCGACGAGCCCGAGGAACTGCGCCGCGCCAACGGCGACTCCGTGTTCGTCCGGCACGCCTCCACCCGCTACACCAGCACCGCCATCCTGGACGCCGAGCGCCGCCTGGTGGACGCCGCCCTCACCCCCGTCAACGAGGGGCTGAACCCGGCCTTCGTCGGCGCCGCGATCGACGGCTTCGAGGCCCGCAACCGCGCGCTCGATGAGGGCCAGCGCGCCCTCGTCACCGCGTTCGCCACCGACACCCGGCTGGTCTCCCTCGGCCTCGGCCCGGCCGGCTCCGGCAAGACCACCGCGATGCAGGCGTACGTCCACGTCGCCAACCAGGCCGGTCAGCGCGTCGTCCCGCTCGCCACCTCCGCGGCCTCCGCCGCCGTCCTCGCCCGCGACCTGGGCCAGCCCGCCGAGAACCTCCACAAGTTCCTCTGGGAGCACACCGGCGGCACCTACGCCGCCCAGCTCAGCAGCGGCCAGAACGTGCCGTCGAACCGGGCGGGCTTCGTGCTGAACCCGGGCGACGTCGTCCTGGTGGACGAGGCCGGGATGGCGGGCACCCTC is part of the Kitasatospora cineracea genome and harbors:
- a CDS encoding HTH domain-containing protein — translated: MAPAPTLAERLDAAPSDSLSVADIATTTGLSESTVRRLAKEPGWPTEEPGDHREQRYPREAVAGWMRDNQATRVNPDELPGTDDDRVTLTEIASRTGRLRETVSRMPSAYRNSADPFPAADPLGTYSWGEVKAWLGRRSSRTGPRGTVQPPAPAAEPTTQPVLDKVTTAMIERLTGKGTQAVKTLVRKPEIAALSTKVGRLRVWPADTLLPLLWQLGYLPASGPLGSEQRAVLVELGYLPTAGKPTAEQRAVLREFGYDEQGSVEHRAWLRGPHRTATELAKYYGVSLSAISKRIARAQEAGQPVPSPIDTEDGKRYDPKVFDAFWNPPAAE
- a CDS encoding phosphoadenosine phosphosulfate reductase family protein, translating into MSTTLHIPPQLRNADAYVLNNSAGKDSAAMLHLWATNATDEMLERTVVLHLDLGTAEWPGVPALAAQQAAAYGLPYEVRRRERGHLLDLVRERGRWPGPSTPFCRSYLKRDVARKFYTELTGRLGVTGRPAHIVTELGLRAAESSVRARRPAVALDRGASSGRRQVTTWLPIHQLGTDAVWKTVRASGIPPHPVYQQLDRLSCKLCPFAGRRSLITAARMAPDTALDYALVEDEIGVPFRRDLSMAEIITAAGREEPGPVRAARPYGAALRTPPHGTGACAA